In uncultured Desulfuromonas sp., the genomic stretch ACAGGTGGTGGACAAACGGGCTGGAAAACTTGGAGTTCTGACATCGCTTTTGGAAACCGGAGCACATGATGTGTATGTTGTTGATGGTCCCCATGGTGAAGTGATGTTTCCGGCAGTGGCCGCTCTGATTACAGACATTGATCTGGATCAGGGGGTGATTCAGGTCGATTTGCCGGATGGCTTGGTTGAGATCAACGAATGAACTTCGAGGTTGTGACATTATTTCCGGAGATGTTTGATTCTCCGTTTGCCGGTAGTATTATCGGTAAAGCTGTTGCAAAAGGACTGGTTCAAATCACGGCGCATCCGTTGCGTGATTGGGCCGAAGGCCGTCATCAGGTCACTGATGATACCCCGTATGGGGGTGGCGATGGAATGGTGATGAAGCCGGAGCCGTTGTGTCGCGCCATCCATAGTCTCAAACAGCAGCATCCTCAAGCACGTGTGCTGATGATGTCCCCGCAGGGGCAACGGTTTACGCAGCAGCGGGCGGCTCAATTGGCTGAAGAGGAAAGTCTCATTTTTCTCTGTGGTCGTTATGAAGGGTTCGACGAGCGTGTGCGCAGCTACGTTGATGAGGAATATTCCATCGGTGACTTTGTGTTGACCGGTGGTGAATTACCCGCCATGGTGATTATTGATGCTGTGGCACGATTGGTACCTGGGGTTCTGGGGAGTCAGGGCAGTGCCGAAGCGGATTCTTTTTCGGATGGCCTGTTGGAACATCCCCACTATACGCGCCCGGCTGAATTTGAGGGGCGCAAGGTTCCCGAGGTGCTGTTGTCTGGCGATCATGCACGGATCGCCGCCTGGCGACGCAGCCAGCAGTTGCTCAGAACACTGCAGCGGCGGCCGGATTTGCTGGAACATGTCTCGTTGACGGAACAGGATCGGGCGGAGTTGGAACAGCACCGCCAGATGTTGCGTCAGGAGAAAAAAGATAAATAACGAATTTGACAGATAAACAAGGAGGCAATGATGAACATTGTTGAACAAATTGGCAACGAGCAGATGAAACAGGATATCCCCCAATTCAAGGCGGGTGATACTCTGCGCGTTCACGTAAAAATTGTTGAAGGTGACAAACAGCGTATCCAGGTTTTTCAGGGGATGTGCATCAAACGTGTCAACCGTGGTATCGGTTCCACCTTTACCGTTCGCAAGATCTCCAGCGGCATGGGCGTTGAGCGGATTTTCCCGCTGCATTCACCGATGCTCGACAAGATCGAGGTTGTAACGGTAGGCCGCGTACGTCGTGCCAAGCTTTACTACCTGCGTCAACTGCAAGGTAAGGCAGCTCGTATTCGCGAGATCCGTCAGAACTAGTCCCGAAGCGTCCCGCAGAGCATTGCCCTGCGGGACGCTTTTGGTTCTGCCGGAGTTTTTTGCCAAAAGCTCTCCGCAGCTTTTTCCCCCTGGCTCCCTTTCCTGGGGATTTATCCTTAGCGGTTTTGCTCCGCCTGCCCTATACTGGTGTCCACTAAGTTATTGAACAGTGAAGACAATGACAGGGTGTTGTGCCAGGGAGTTGAAACGTGACCTTATCCTTGTTCGATGATGATCTCATCGACCCGACCTATTTTGAACGCCAGTTGCGCCGTCAGGGAACCACTCTGGTGGCCGGTATTGATGAGGCTGGACGTGGCCCCTTGGCTGGGCCCGTGGTAGCCGCTGCAGTTATCCTCCCCGAGCACTTTGACCTTCCTGGCCTGACCGACTCAAAAAAACTCACTGAAAAAAAACGCGAACAGTTGTTTGGTCCCATACGTCAGCAGGCCCTCGCTGTCGGCGTTGGCTTTGCTCATGCCGAAGAGATTGATGAGATCAATATCCTGCAGGCCACAGTACAATCCATGTGCCGGGCCGTTGCGCGCCTTAAAGTGACGCCGCAACACCTGCTGATTGACGGTATCACGCCGTTGCCGTTGTCCATCGACCAGCAAACCATCAAAAAAGGTGACTCACGCTCGCTTTCTGTGGCGGCGGCTTCAGTCATTGCCAAAGTGGTGCGTGATCGGATGATGAAGGTGTATGCGCGGCACTATCCTGACTACGGTTTTGAAGGCCATAAAGGTTACGGCAGTGCCCGTCATCGCCAGTTGATCGCTGAGCACGGCCCCTGTCCGCTTCATCGCAAAACCTTTGGCGGAGTACGGGAGCATCTGTGACTCAGCAGCGGTTGACATTGGGCCGCTGGGGAGAACAGCAGGCCGCTGATTATTTGCGCCGCCGTCTTTACCGGATTGTTACCTGTAACTATCGCTGTCATTACGGTGAGATTGATCTGATTGTCCGACGTGGAAAAATATTGGCTTTTGTTGAGGTGAAAACCCGCAAAAGTCGCTGCTATGGAACCCCACAGGAAGCGGTGACACCACGTAAACAGCAGCAGATTATTGCCACGGCCCAGCATTATTTGACAACCCAGCAACCGTCAACGCAGACGGTGCGATTCGATGTGATTGCCATCAATGTGGATGGCGACAAAACGCAGATTAATCATATTGTTGATGCGTTTGAGCTCCATTGAACCAATGACATTGATCCGTTGCTGAGCCTTACTGGCTTTTTCGCAGCCCGTTAACCATCTCGCAGGAAATGAGTATGAACAAAACACAGATTGCCCGTTTTGGTTATTTTCGACTGGCCGTGGCGTCGGTTGAACACCGTATCGCCGACCTCGAATTTAATGCTGAACAGATTACATCAGCGTCATTGCGCGCCAAAAAACAGGGCTGCCATTGCGTGGTTTTCCCTGAATTGAGTTTGACCGGTTACGGTTGTGGTGACCTGTTTTTTCAGTCTATTTTGCTTGAGCGCACCCGCCAGGTGTTGGGCGATCTGAAAAAGATGACCCGTCATGAGCAGATGATCCTCATTGTCGGAGCGCCCATTGCTCAAGGGGGGCGCCTGTTCAACTGTGCGGTGGTAATCAGTGGTGGCGAGATTCTCGGGGTGGTGCCGAAAACCTTTTTGCCCAACACCCAGGAGTTTTATGAAGAACGCTGGTTTTCAGCGGCAGGAGATCGCACCGCCAATGAGATCTCTTTGTGCGGGGCGATGGTGCCGTTTGGTGATGATCTGTTGTTTCGCCAAAAAGAGTTGCCGGGCTGTGTCATTGGCGTGGAGATTTGTGAAGATGGTTGGGTGGCCAATCCGCCCAGTGGTCAGATGGCAGTGGCCGGGGCCACGGTTCTGGTCAATTTGTCGGCCAGCCCGGAAACTCTCGGTAAACAGGACTATCGGCGTCAGCTGGTGCAGTCGCAGTCGGCCCGGTGTCTGGCGGCCTATGCCTATGCTTCGGCAGGACCTGGCGAGTCGAGCACCGATCTGGTGTTTTCCGGTCATTCGCTGATTGCTGAGAACGGCCAACTGCTGGCTGAAACTGAACGGTTCTGTTTTGCCACCCAGTTGGCCATCGGTGATGTGGATATTGATCGACTGTACAATGAACGCCACAAAAACAACAGTTTTGCCGCCAGTGCTACCCGGAACGTGTACCGCAAAATTGAATTTAATTGCGCGGAACATGCGCATACGCCGTTGCATCGGCCGTTGCCGTGCCATCCGTTTGTGCCAGCCAACCCGAATGAGCGGAATCAGCGCTGTGAAGAGATTTTTGCCCTGCAGACCACGGCGTTGGCTAAGCGGCTTAACCATATCGGTGTCCGCAATGTGGTGATCGGAATTTCCGGGGGACTGGATTCGACTCTGGCCCTGCTGGTCACGGTCAAAGCATTTGAAAAGCTTGGCCTCGATATTCAAGGGATCACCGCAGTTACCATGCCCGGTTTCGGCACGACAACACGCACTCGGAGCAACGCTGAGGCGCTGATTGATCTGTTGGGAGCCCAATGTCGGACTATCTCTATTGATGCAGCGGTGCGCCAGCACTTCAGCGATATCGGTCACGATGAGTCGGTCCACAACATTACCTATGAAAACAGCCAGGCGCGTGAACGTACCCAGGTGCTGATGGATATTGCCAATCAGGTGGCCGGTATTGTGATCGGCACCGGCGATCTGTCGGAGTTGGCCCTGGGCTGGTGTACCTATAATGCCGACCACATGTCCATGTACGGTGTCAATTGCGGGGTGCCGAAAACCCTGGTGCGCTATCTGGTGTCTTGGTGTGCCCAGACCAGCTTCTGTGGTGAGACTCAGCGGGTTCTGGAAGACATTTGTGCTACGCCGGTGTCGCCGGAATTGCTGCCGCCGAATGATGCCGGTGAAATCAGTCAGGTTACCGAAGACCATGTCGGTCCCTATGAGCTGCATGATTTCTACCTGTTTCAGGTGGTTCGTCATCAATTTGCACCGCGCAAGGTGTTCTTCCTTGCTCGTCAGGCCTTTGGTGAGAGCTACGACGATGCCTCTTTGCTGAAATGGTTGCAGGTGTTCTACCGGCGTTTCTTTTCTCAGCAGTTCAAGCGCTCCTGTTTGCCGGACGGTCCCAAAGTCGGCAGTGTCGCACTCTCGCCGCGGGGCGATTGGCGCATGCCCAGCGATGCCTGCGTACAGTTGTGGCTGGATGAACTGGAGGACTTGCATGTCGGATAGAGTACCTTGCGGGGCACTTTATGTGGTGGCAACGCCCATCGGCAATCTCGAAGATATGACCTTTCGTGCCATTCGGGTGTTGAAAGAGGTGGTGCTGATTGCGGCCGAGGATACCCGACATAGCCGCCGTTTGTGCACGCACTTCGGCATAGAGACCCCCTTGACCTCATGTTTTGAACACAACGAAGCTCGCAAAGGGGACTACCTGATTGAACGGTTGCAGCGTGGCGAAGATATTGCTTTGATCAGCGATGCCGGAACTCCGGCGATTTCCGATCCCGGCAGTCTTCTGGTGCAGCGCTGTTGCGAAGCGGGTATCGCCGTCCATCCGGTGCCCGGGCCCAGCGCCTGTGTTGCGGCTCTGTCCATGGCCGGGTTGCCGACGGATCACTTCTGCTTTGAAGGTTTCCTGCCGGCCAAACAACATGCACGACGTCAAGCACTGCAATGCTTTGTCACGGAACACCGCACCGCGGTGTTTTATGAGGCGCCGCACCGCCTGATCAACTTTCTCGGTGATGCCATTGATGTGTTGGGTGAAGAGCGGCAACTGGTGGTGGTCCGTGAGTTGACCAAGGTGCATGAGGAGCGGGTTGGCGGAACAGCTCGTGAGGTGCTTGAGCATTTTTCACAGGGCAAAGTGCGTGGCGAGATTGTTGTCTTGTTGGCTCCGGCCGAGCCGCAGCCCATTGAGGAAAGTGTCGAAGAGTCCTTGCTGCGTGAGTTGCGTAACACCGACCAGCCGCTGAAGGTCGTTACCAAACGGGTCGCCAAGCTGCATGGCCTCAGCGGCAGTGAGGTCTATGCGCTGGCAGTCGAGCTTAAAGAGCAGGGTCTGATCGACCCTCAGTAGCGAATCGAAAAGCTGCCGAATTCGCCGGTATGGGCGGACAGGCTCATATTGACCTTGTCGACCTGAGCGTGTGATGGCCCCTGCTGGCAGCAGTTGATCAGATGGCGGATATCGCCTTCTTCCCCTTCAACCACCACCTCGACATCGCCATCCGCGCAGTTGCGCGCCCAGCCGGTCAAGGCAAAAGCGGTGGCGCTTTGCTGGACGAAATTGCGGTAGCCCACACCTTGAACCCGTCCTGAAATGCGTAACGTCGCGCGAATCAGATTCATGACTGCTCCTTGTCTGAAGAAACGGTTGCGCTGATCATGCTAAGGTACTGCTCTTCCGTGAGAATCGCTACCCCTTTTGCTTCTGCGCCTTTAAGTTTGCTGACCCCGACCTTTTCCCCGGTGACCAGATAGTCTGTTTTTCCCGTCACTGACGCCCCCACTTTTGCACCGAGTTTCTTGGCTTCGGC encodes the following:
- a CDS encoding ribonuclease HII, yielding MTLSLFDDDLIDPTYFERQLRRQGTTLVAGIDEAGRGPLAGPVVAAAVILPEHFDLPGLTDSKKLTEKKREQLFGPIRQQALAVGVGFAHAEEIDEINILQATVQSMCRAVARLKVTPQHLLIDGITPLPLSIDQQTIKKGDSRSLSVAAASVIAKVVRDRMMKVYARHYPDYGFEGHKGYGSARHRQLIAEHGPCPLHRKTFGGVREHL
- a CDS encoding acylphosphatase codes for the protein MNLIRATLRISGRVQGVGYRNFVQQSATAFALTGWARNCADGDVEVVVEGEEGDIRHLINCCQQGPSHAQVDKVNMSLSAHTGEFGSFSIRY
- the trmD gene encoding tRNA (guanosine(37)-N1)-methyltransferase TrmD; amino-acid sequence: MNFEVVTLFPEMFDSPFAGSIIGKAVAKGLVQITAHPLRDWAEGRHQVTDDTPYGGGDGMVMKPEPLCRAIHSLKQQHPQARVLMMSPQGQRFTQQRAAQLAEEESLIFLCGRYEGFDERVRSYVDEEYSIGDFVLTGGELPAMVIIDAVARLVPGVLGSQGSAEADSFSDGLLEHPHYTRPAEFEGRKVPEVLLSGDHARIAAWRRSQQLLRTLQRRPDLLEHVSLTEQDRAELEQHRQMLRQEKKDK
- the rsmI gene encoding 16S rRNA (cytidine(1402)-2'-O)-methyltransferase is translated as MSDRVPCGALYVVATPIGNLEDMTFRAIRVLKEVVLIAAEDTRHSRRLCTHFGIETPLTSCFEHNEARKGDYLIERLQRGEDIALISDAGTPAISDPGSLLVQRCCEAGIAVHPVPGPSACVAALSMAGLPTDHFCFEGFLPAKQHARRQALQCFVTEHRTAVFYEAPHRLINFLGDAIDVLGEERQLVVVRELTKVHEERVGGTAREVLEHFSQGKVRGEIVVLLAPAEPQPIEESVEESLLRELRNTDQPLKVVTKRVAKLHGLSGSEVYALAVELKEQGLIDPQ
- a CDS encoding NAD(+) synthase, with amino-acid sequence MNKTQIARFGYFRLAVASVEHRIADLEFNAEQITSASLRAKKQGCHCVVFPELSLTGYGCGDLFFQSILLERTRQVLGDLKKMTRHEQMILIVGAPIAQGGRLFNCAVVISGGEILGVVPKTFLPNTQEFYEERWFSAAGDRTANEISLCGAMVPFGDDLLFRQKELPGCVIGVEICEDGWVANPPSGQMAVAGATVLVNLSASPETLGKQDYRRQLVQSQSARCLAAYAYASAGPGESSTDLVFSGHSLIAENGQLLAETERFCFATQLAIGDVDIDRLYNERHKNNSFAASATRNVYRKIEFNCAEHAHTPLHRPLPCHPFVPANPNERNQRCEEIFALQTTALAKRLNHIGVRNVVIGISGGLDSTLALLVTVKAFEKLGLDIQGITAVTMPGFGTTTRTRSNAEALIDLLGAQCRTISIDAAVRQHFSDIGHDESVHNITYENSQARERTQVLMDIANQVAGIVIGTGDLSELALGWCTYNADHMSMYGVNCGVPKTLVRYLVSWCAQTSFCGETQRVLEDICATPVSPELLPPNDAGEISQVTEDHVGPYELHDFYLFQVVRHQFAPRKVFFLARQAFGESYDDASLLKWLQVFYRRFFSQQFKRSCLPDGPKVGSVALSPRGDWRMPSDACVQLWLDELEDLHVG
- the rplS gene encoding 50S ribosomal protein L19, encoding MMNIVEQIGNEQMKQDIPQFKAGDTLRVHVKIVEGDKQRIQVFQGMCIKRVNRGIGSTFTVRKISSGMGVERIFPLHSPMLDKIEVVTVGRVRRAKLYYLRQLQGKAARIREIRQN
- a CDS encoding YraN family protein, whose translation is MTQQRLTLGRWGEQQAADYLRRRLYRIVTCNYRCHYGEIDLIVRRGKILAFVEVKTRKSRCYGTPQEAVTPRKQQQIIATAQHYLTTQQPSTQTVRFDVIAINVDGDKTQINHIVDAFELH